From the Funiculus sociatus GB2-C1 genome, one window contains:
- a CDS encoding non-ribosomal peptide synthetase gives MLIVEFLSYLRSLDIQVFVDEERLRCNAPEGSLTADLRAEIAERKAEILSFLRAANVTTNATSISLTPIPRDRNLSLSFAQQRLWFLDQLVPNNAFYNVPAAVRLVGSLNLGALEEAFNEIVRRHEALRTTFVTVEGQPVQAIASTLTVPLPVIDLRSRSVSVGEAALKGLGESRSVSVGEAALKGLGELETEARRITTQEAQRPFDLSKDPFLRVTLLRLDESEYVLLLVLHHIVSDGWSMGVLIRELAALYTAFASCKDDKFSVFKPLPELPIQYADFAHWQREWLQGEVLETQLAYWRQQLEGISILNLPTDRPRPAVQSYRGATQLLQLPKSLSKALEALSQQEGVTLFMTLLAAFQTLLYRYTQQEDIAVGSPIANRNRSEIEGLIGFFVNSLVLRTNFEGNPTFRSLLSRVREVSLGAYAYQDLPFEKLVEELHPERNLNQNPLFQVVFALQNAPMSPLELPELTLSPLQFVDTETTRFDLEFHLWEQKENNGLGVDSSEGISGFVVYSTDLFDAATINRMLEHFQILLEGIVANPEQRVSELPILTETELHQLLVEWNNTKVDYPKDLCVHQLFEAQVEQNKDAIALVFEDKPLTYQELNVRSNKLARYLKKLGVGTEILVGLCVERSLDMIIGMLAILKAGGAYLPLDPSYPPERLSFMLKDAQVQVILTHEQCIKRLGKHSSQIICLDKDWETIAQESEANTISNATGENLAYVIYTSGTTGKPKGVQIEHCNLLNLIFWHQQAFAVSPLDRVTQVAGCAFDACTWEILPYLSAGCSIYLIDDEIRIAPESLREFLISKSITISFLPTPLAEKILLLDWSNNAALRILLTGGDKLHQYPSAEYPFQLVNNYGPTENTVVTTSGILPARKKEDPPNPPYKGGQERSVDVAGSGNAIAPTIGRPIANTQVYVLDKYLQPVPIGVAGELYIGGDGLARGYLNRPDLTAEKFISNPFSNQPEARLYKTGDLVRYQPDGNIEFLGRLDEQVKIRGFRIELGEIEAVLSQHPAVLQNVVITREDVPGEKRLVVYVTLNSEYSEQKQMEMQLQDEQVSQWQMLYNENYNQPAAGSDPTFNIVGWNSSYTNKPIPAEQMREWVDNQVAQILDLQPSRVLEIGCGTGLLLFRIAPHCNKYCGTDFSSASLNYIQQQLAQLPQVKLLQKLATDFEEVEPEAFDTVILNSVVQYFPSIDYLVRVLEEAINAIAPGGFIFIGDVRSLPLLQAFHASVQLTQAEPSLTREQLQQRVEMQMFQETELVIDPAFFSALKQRFPQISDVQIQLIRGRFHNELTQFRYNAILQIGAKIDPPNPPYEGGLQNVEIAPSTPAFQEGLQNPEIAPPNAPYEGGLQLQNPPFQGGQGGSKWLDWHENNLTVSAVHQLLVNNQPGLLTITNVPNARVIAAVKTAEWLSGAAEFKTAGQMREALQKLQNVGVDLEDVYSLDVPYNVDISWSNSGTEGRYDVVFVRKEIDKKTTLPLSAKLRSLQSYANNPLQAKAARKLIPQLQAYLTQKLPEYMVPSAFVVLESLPLTPNGKVDRRALPAPEPVKLELAGSYVAPQTPVEEVLVKIFAEVLAVKRVGIHDNFFELGGHSLLATQLVSRVRDAFGVELPLRSVFEAPTIAELSKAIASFQQTTTQSKAPALVPISRENRRMKLSSLNKENQQP, from the coding sequence ATCTTGATAGTTGAATTTTTATCTTACCTTCGTAGCTTAGATATTCAGGTTTTTGTCGATGAAGAACGCCTGCGCTGTAATGCCCCTGAAGGAAGCCTCACCGCCGACTTACGTGCAGAGATTGCGGAACGCAAAGCTGAAATTCTCTCCTTTCTAAGGGCAGCTAACGTTACCACAAACGCCACTTCTATCAGTCTTACACCCATTCCACGGGACAGAAATCTCTCTCTATCCTTTGCACAACAGCGGCTATGGTTTCTGGATCAATTAGTACCCAACAATGCTTTCTATAATGTTCCAGCAGCTGTGCGTCTGGTCGGTTCGCTAAATTTAGGGGCGTTGGAGGAGGCTTTTAACGAAATTGTCCGCCGTCACGAAGCTTTACGCACTACTTTTGTAACCGTGGAAGGGCAACCCGTACAAGCGATCGCATCCACTTTAACTGTACCTCTACCAGTAATAGATTTGCGATCGCGAAGCGTCTCTGTTGGCGAAGCCGCCCTGAAAGGGCTAGGAGAATCGCGAAGTGTCTCTGTTGGCGAAGCCGCCCTGAAAGGGCTAGGAGAATTAGAAACCGAAGCGCGACGCATCACCACCCAAGAAGCTCAACGCCCTTTCGATTTGTCCAAAGACCCTTTTCTGCGAGTAACGCTACTGCGGTTGGATGAGTCAGAATATGTGCTACTGCTGGTTCTGCACCACATTGTCTCCGATGGCTGGTCTATGGGGGTACTAATTCGCGAGTTAGCGGCACTTTATACAGCCTTTGCTTCCTGTAAAGACGATAAATTTTCCGTCTTTAAACCTTTACCAGAACTACCCATCCAGTATGCAGACTTTGCCCACTGGCAACGCGAGTGGCTGCAAGGGGAAGTATTGGAAACCCAACTTGCTTACTGGCGGCAGCAATTAGAGGGCATTTCTATCTTAAATTTGCCTACTGACAGACCTCGACCAGCCGTTCAAAGCTACCGGGGTGCAACGCAACTTTTGCAACTACCGAAAAGCCTGAGTAAGGCGTTAGAAGCCTTAAGCCAGCAAGAAGGCGTAACTTTGTTTATGACTTTACTGGCAGCATTTCAAACCTTGCTGTACCGCTACACGCAGCAAGAAGATATTGCCGTAGGTTCGCCAATTGCAAACCGCAACCGCAGTGAAATTGAAGGGTTAATTGGTTTTTTTGTCAATAGTTTGGTGTTGCGTACCAATTTTGAGGGAAACCCAACATTTCGCTCACTTTTGAGTCGAGTACGAGAGGTATCTCTGGGAGCCTATGCTTACCAAGATTTGCCTTTTGAAAAGCTGGTGGAAGAACTGCATCCGGAGCGCAACTTGAATCAAAATCCCCTGTTTCAAGTGGTGTTCGCACTACAAAATGCGCCAATGTCGCCACTAGAACTACCAGAGTTAACCTTAAGCCCGTTGCAATTTGTTGATACAGAAACAACGCGATTTGATTTAGAATTCCACTTGTGGGAGCAAAAGGAAAATAATGGGTTAGGGGTAGATAGTTCAGAAGGAATCAGCGGCTTTGTCGTATACAGTACCGATTTATTCGATGCAGCCACGATTAACCGGATGCTGGAGCATTTCCAAATATTGCTAGAGGGTATTGTTGCGAATCCAGAGCAACGAGTTTCCGAATTACCGATATTAACTGAAACTGAACTACATCAACTGTTGGTGGAATGGAATAATACCAAGGTAGATTATCCCAAGGATTTGTGTGTTCATCAGCTATTTGAAGCACAGGTAGAGCAGAATAAAGATGCGATTGCGCTAGTATTTGAAGACAAGCCACTCACCTATCAAGAGTTAAATGTCCGCAGCAACAAACTTGCACGTTACCTAAAGAAATTGGGCGTTGGCACGGAAATTTTAGTAGGACTTTGTGTAGAGCGATCGCTTGATATGATTATCGGGATGTTAGCCATCCTGAAAGCAGGTGGAGCATACCTACCTTTAGACCCTAGCTACCCCCCTGAGCGTTTGAGTTTTATGCTTAAAGATGCTCAAGTGCAAGTTATATTAACACATGAACAGTGTATCAAACGCCTTGGGAAGCATAGCTCACAAATAATATGTTTAGATAAAGATTGGGAAACTATTGCCCAAGAAAGCGAAGCTAATACTATCAGTAATGCTACAGGAGAGAATCTTGCTTATGTTATCTATACCTCTGGCACTACAGGAAAGCCTAAAGGGGTTCAAATTGAACATTGCAATTTATTAAATCTCATTTTCTGGCATCAACAAGCGTTTGCAGTTTCACCACTTGACCGGGTAACGCAGGTTGCGGGATGTGCATTTGATGCTTGCACATGGGAAATTCTGCCTTATTTGAGTGCAGGATGTAGCATTTATTTGATTGATGATGAAATAAGAATAGCGCCTGAAAGTCTGAGAGAATTCTTAATATCGAAATCAATAACAATTAGCTTTTTACCGACACCTTTAGCTGAGAAAATTTTGTTATTGGATTGGTCTAATAACGCAGCTTTACGAATATTACTGACAGGGGGAGACAAACTACACCAGTATCCTTCGGCTGAGTATCCTTTCCAGCTAGTTAATAATTATGGCCCAACTGAGAATACAGTTGTGACAACATCGGGTATTCTTCCTGCTAGAAAGAAAGAAGATCCCCCCAACCCCCCTTATAAAGGGGGGCAAGAAAGGAGCGTAGATGTAGCAGGATCAGGGAATGCGATCGCGCCTACAATTGGTCGTCCCATTGCCAACACTCAAGTTTATGTTCTAGATAAATATTTACAGCCTGTACCCATCGGCGTTGCTGGTGAATTGTACATTGGTGGTGATGGACTAGCGCGAGGTTATTTAAACCGTCCCGATTTAACTGCTGAAAAATTTATTTCTAATCCTTTTAGTAACCAACCAGAAGCACGTCTTTATAAAACAGGGGATTTAGTTCGTTATCAACCAGATGGTAATATCGAATTTTTAGGTCGTCTCGACGAACAGGTGAAAATTCGCGGCTTCCGCATAGAGTTGGGAGAAATTGAAGCCGTACTGAGTCAGCATCCAGCAGTGCTGCAAAATGTTGTAATAACTCGTGAAGATGTACCGGGGGAAAAGCGTTTAGTAGTTTATGTAACGCTAAATTCTGAATACAGCGAACAGAAGCAGATGGAAATGCAATTGCAAGATGAGCAGGTTTCGCAATGGCAGATGCTTTACAACGAAAATTATAATCAACCTGCTGCTGGTTCAGATCCAACATTCAATATTGTCGGTTGGAATAGTAGTTATACTAATAAACCGATTCCAGCAGAACAGATGCGTGAATGGGTAGATAACCAAGTCGCGCAAATTCTGGATTTGCAACCAAGTAGAGTGTTAGAAATTGGGTGTGGAACAGGTTTATTGTTGTTTAGAATTGCGCCTCACTGCAATAAATATTGTGGAACAGATTTTTCCTCGGCTTCACTGAACTACATCCAGCAGCAATTGGCACAATTACCTCAAGTAAAATTGCTTCAGAAGTTAGCGACTGACTTTGAGGAAGTCGAGCCAGAAGCCTTTGATACGGTAATTCTCAACTCGGTTGTGCAATATTTTCCCAGTATTGATTATCTGGTGCGCGTACTGGAGGAAGCAATAAATGCGATCGCTCCCGGTGGCTTCATTTTCATCGGCGATGTGCGTAGCCTCCCCCTATTGCAAGCTTTCCACGCCTCAGTACAACTGACTCAAGCCGAACCCTCCCTCACCCGCGAACAGTTGCAGCAACGGGTAGAAATGCAAATGTTCCAAGAAACGGAGTTAGTAATTGATCCAGCTTTCTTCAGTGCATTAAAGCAGCGATTTCCCCAGATTAGCGACGTACAAATTCAACTAATCCGGGGTCGTTTTCACAATGAATTAACCCAGTTTCGTTATAATGCGATTCTCCAGATTGGGGCTAAAATAGATCCCCCCAACCCCCCTTATGAAGGGGGGCTTCAGAACGTAGAAATAGCTCCCTCCACCCCCGCTTTTCAAGAGGGGCTTCAGAACCCAGAAATAGCTCCTCCTAACGCCCCTTATGAAGGGGGGCTTCAGCTTCAGAACCCCCCTTTTCAAGGGGGGCAGGGGGGATCAAAATGGCTAGACTGGCACGAAAATAACTTAACTGTCTCCGCCGTACATCAGCTATTAGTTAATAACCAACCAGGCCTCTTAACCATTACCAATGTGCCTAATGCGCGGGTAATAGCAGCAGTTAAAACGGCAGAATGGCTCTCAGGCGCAGCAGAATTTAAAACTGCTGGACAGATGCGCGAAGCTTTGCAAAAGCTCCAAAATGTAGGAGTAGATCTAGAAGATGTTTATAGCCTAGATGTCCCTTACAACGTTGATATTAGCTGGTCAAATTCTGGTACTGAAGGACGCTACGATGTAGTATTTGTAAGGAAAGAAATAGACAAGAAAACTACTTTGCCACTCAGCGCTAAATTGCGATCGCTACAATCTTATGCGAATAATCCCCTGCAAGCAAAAGCAGCCCGTAAGTTAATCCCTCAATTGCAGGCTTATCTAACCCAAAAGTTACCTGAGTACATGGTGCCATCGGCTTTTGTGGTGCTGGAATCTCTACCGCTTACACCTAATGGCAAAGTCGATCGCCGTGCTTTACCTGCACCCGAACCAGTCAAACTAGAATTGGCAGGAAGTTATGTTGCACCTCAAACTCCGGTTGAGGAAGTGCTAGTGAAAATTTTTGCTGAGGTTTTGGCAGTTAAACGGGTAGGTATTCACGATAATTTCTTTGAATTAGGAGGACATTCTTTACTAGCAACTCAGCTTGTTTCTAGAGTGCGCGACGCATTCGGGGTGGAGTTACCTTTGCGTAGCGTATTTGAGGCACCGACAATTGCAGAATTATCGAAAGCGATCGCTAGTTTTCAGCAGACCACTACTCAAAGCAAAGCCCCAGCCTTAGTGCCAATTTCTCGTGAAAATCGACGCATGAAGCTATCTTCTCTCAATAAAGAAAACCAACAACCGTGA
- a CDS encoding GH1 family beta-glucosidase → MKTSDQFPEDFIWGAATSAYQIEGAATEGDRKPSVWDTFSATPGRVENGDTGAVACDHYHRYETDVELMAKLGIKHYRFSIAWPRIIPDGRGNVNEKGVDFYKRLVDCLHKHGITPHATLFHWDSPQALEDLYGSWRSREMASDFADYATAVVSRLGDRITNWMTINEIPCFTDFAYDVDKDPPFAPGTRVKTRKEVWQTSHHALLAHGMGCQAIRAASPLPCSVALVDNISVTVPLTESAADITAAQQAFHTSWLNGGIIFPALTGVYSPAMLEKLGADAPDIQSGDLEIIHQPLDALGINIYTGTYVRAADNKDGYEFLDFPKGYARMNMPWLHIVPESIYWGIRHISETLGCKDLPVFITENGCAAEDELNAQGEVIDTDRIMYLRQYLKAAHRAIREGYPLKGYFLWSFMDNFEWPYGYSRRFGITYVDYKTQQRIPKASFNWYAECIRQNRVV, encoded by the coding sequence ATGAAAACCAGCGACCAATTTCCAGAAGATTTCATCTGGGGCGCGGCTACCTCCGCCTATCAGATAGAGGGTGCAGCAACAGAAGGCGATCGCAAACCCAGCGTCTGGGATACCTTCAGCGCCACCCCCGGACGGGTTGAGAATGGCGATACGGGTGCTGTTGCTTGCGATCATTACCATCGCTACGAAACAGACGTAGAACTGATGGCAAAACTGGGCATCAAGCATTATCGCTTCAGTATCGCTTGGCCCCGAATTATTCCTGATGGTCGGGGAAACGTGAATGAAAAGGGAGTCGATTTCTACAAGCGCCTAGTTGATTGCTTGCACAAACACGGGATTACTCCCCACGCCACCTTGTTTCATTGGGACAGTCCTCAAGCACTAGAGGATTTGTACGGTTCTTGGCGCAGCCGGGAGATGGCTTCAGATTTTGCTGACTATGCTACTGCCGTTGTCAGTCGGTTAGGCGATCGCATCACCAACTGGATGACCATCAACGAAATCCCCTGCTTCACTGATTTCGCCTACGATGTGGATAAAGACCCACCCTTTGCCCCTGGCACTCGCGTCAAAACTCGCAAAGAAGTGTGGCAGACTTCTCACCATGCCCTCCTCGCTCATGGAATGGGCTGTCAAGCTATCCGTGCTGCCTCGCCCCTTCCCTGTTCCGTAGCACTTGTAGACAATATTTCTGTCACCGTTCCCCTCACCGAATCAGCGGCTGATATAACCGCGGCTCAGCAAGCTTTCCATACTTCTTGGCTTAATGGTGGGATTATTTTTCCCGCCCTTACGGGTGTCTACAGTCCAGCAATGCTTGAGAAGTTGGGAGCCGATGCCCCAGATATTCAGTCGGGCGATTTGGAAATCATTCACCAGCCCCTCGACGCACTCGGTATCAATATTTACACTGGCACTTATGTTCGTGCGGCTGACAATAAAGACGGTTACGAGTTTCTTGACTTCCCCAAAGGCTACGCGCGAATGAATATGCCTTGGCTGCATATCGTTCCTGAGAGCATCTACTGGGGTATTCGCCATATTAGTGAGACGCTTGGCTGTAAAGATTTGCCCGTATTCATTACCGAGAATGGTTGTGCTGCCGAAGACGAACTAAACGCTCAAGGCGAGGTAATTGATACAGACCGCATTATGTATTTACGCCAGTATTTGAAGGCGGCTCATCGAGCCATTCGTGAAGGCTATCCCCTGAAAGGTTACTTCCTTTGGAGTTTCATGGATAACTTTGAGTGGCCTTATGGTTATAGTCGCCGCTTTGGAATTACCTATGTCGATTACAAGACGCAACAACGCATTCCCAAAGCCAGCTTCAATTGGTATGCAGAGTGCATTCGCCAAAATAGGGTGGTTTAG